In Phycisphaerae bacterium, a genomic segment contains:
- a CDS encoding MarR family transcriptional regulator: MALKEELKLKRGFDVVEHEALLNIYYTATSLKKHADVFFEAFDLTDVQFNVLMLLHYQTGDQDGLNQAQLSNMMLVNRANITTLIDRMEKASLVVRTSDSADRRTNIIKLTAKGKKMFEKTEPLYAELVKQAMAGFNRAELKKLIETLEKVRADISKLA; the protein is encoded by the coding sequence ATGGCACTTAAAGAAGAATTAAAATTAAAAAGAGGATTCGACGTTGTTGAACATGAAGCCTTGCTGAATATTTACTATACGGCAACAAGTCTCAAGAAACATGCTGATGTCTTTTTTGAGGCCTTCGACCTGACGGATGTCCAGTTTAACGTTTTGATGCTTCTGCATTATCAAACCGGAGACCAGGACGGCCTAAATCAGGCGCAGCTTAGCAATATGATGCTCGTCAACCGCGCAAATATCACAACGCTTATAGACAGAATGGAAAAGGCCTCTCTTGTTGTGCGAACGAGCGATTCGGCCGACAGGCGGACAAATATAATCAAACTAACCGCAAAGGGGAAAAAGATGTTCGAAAAAACCGAACCGCTTTATGCGGAACTGGTAAAGCAGGCAATGGCAGGCTTTAATCGGGCCGAGCTTAAAAAACTTATAGAGACTCTCGAAAAGGTAAGAGCCGACATTAGTAAATTGGCGTAA
- a CDS encoding cation:proton antiporter: protein MASILENFRTFDFHHLNILLLVGLAIFFATAGARLFQWMRIPKIVGYLVIGIIIGPVTHIIPYQTVQKLELFNIFALGVIGFLIGGELKKETFTRLGKQVFYVLFFEGMTAFLLVGVFSFAVMLYFYTWQQAIAVAVVFGAICSATDPASTVSVLWEYKARGPLTTMLTAIVALDDALAMMLYAISVSIAGVITGEGGEGLVAALTSSFMEIFGSVVIGVIAGAVLNKILKWIDDAEQVLVFTLSFALLIIGLAMALHLDVILSAMTLGVTLININSKRTEDCFKHMHQLSAPIYVLFFVLAGARLNISNINTVIILLTVAYVGGSIFGKTLGSYLGAVVSNSVPTIRKYLGFCLYPQGGIAVALLIIASSRFNDEMAAIMLLVVIVGALILQLIGPIFVKIGAGWAGELGLNVTAADLIKIHTTFEMMDKKVPVINTGTQVGEVLQTISSTSDNFYPVLNNENKPVGSISLNSIRDAISYQEINDWLVALDIMEPVNETIDEKMPLNDALEKMKELDTDFLLVCSADNKYAGMLDQRKVIRHIDGEVLAKQKDADRMYDHKAHKSA from the coding sequence ATGGCTTCAATACTTGAAAATTTCAGAACGTTCGATTTCCATCATCTGAACATCCTGCTGCTGGTCGGCCTGGCGATCTTTTTCGCTACCGCAGGCGCAAGGCTGTTTCAATGGATGCGCATACCGAAAATTGTCGGTTATCTCGTCATAGGTATTATCATCGGGCCGGTAACCCACATTATTCCATACCAGACTGTTCAAAAGCTGGAACTTTTTAATATTTTCGCGCTCGGCGTAATAGGTTTTCTGATAGGCGGAGAACTAAAGAAAGAAACATTCACCCGGCTCGGCAAGCAGGTTTTTTACGTCCTGTTTTTCGAGGGAATGACGGCATTTCTATTAGTCGGCGTCTTTAGTTTTGCAGTAATGTTGTATTTCTACACATGGCAGCAGGCTATCGCGGTCGCCGTTGTGTTCGGAGCAATTTGTTCTGCGACAGACCCGGCCTCAACGGTAAGCGTACTGTGGGAATACAAGGCTCGCGGCCCGCTTACGACAATGCTGACGGCAATTGTCGCTCTTGACGATGCGCTGGCTATGATGCTTTACGCAATCAGCGTAAGTATCGCAGGCGTTATCACAGGAGAAGGCGGCGAGGGGCTTGTGGCGGCCCTTACTTCATCTTTTATGGAAATTTTCGGTTCCGTCGTAATAGGTGTAATCGCCGGAGCTGTTTTAAATAAAATACTTAAATGGATTGACGACGCAGAGCAGGTTCTTGTTTTCACATTAAGTTTCGCCCTTCTGATTATCGGCCTGGCAATGGCTCTCCATCTCGATGTGATTCTGTCGGCAATGACTCTGGGCGTAACTTTGATAAATATCAACAGCAAGCGAACTGAAGATTGTTTCAAGCATATGCACCAGTTAAGCGCTCCTATTTATGTCCTGTTTTTTGTTCTCGCAGGAGCAAGACTTAACATCTCTAATATAAACACCGTAATTATCCTGCTTACAGTTGCGTATGTCGGAGGCAGTATCTTCGGCAAAACACTTGGCTCGTACCTCGGTGCAGTCGTAAGTAATTCCGTTCCGACAATAAGAAAATATCTCGGCTTTTGTCTCTACCCGCAGGGCGGAATAGCTGTGGCGCTGCTGATTATCGCAAGCAGCCGATTCAACGATGAAATGGCCGCCATCATGCTCCTGGTCGTAATCGTCGGAGCGTTGATTTTGCAGCTTATCGGGCCGATATTCGTAAAAATAGGCGCAGGCTGGGCGGGAGAGCTCGGGCTTAACGTAACCGCGGCAGACCTTATTAAAATTCATACGACCTTCGAGATGATGGATAAGAAGGTCCCCGTCATTAATACCGGAACACAGGTTGGAGAAGTGCTGCAAACTATCAGTTCCACTTCTGACAATTTCTATCCAGTGCTGAATAATGAAAATAAACCGGTAGGCTCGATTTCGCTTAACAGTATAAGAGACGCCATTTCCTATCAGGAAATTAATGACTGGCTGGTCGCGCTCGATATAATGGAACCTGTTAACGAAACCATCGATGAGAAAATGCCGCTTAATGACGCCCTTGAAAAAATGAAAGAGCTTGATACTGATTTTCTGCTGGTCTGCTCAGCGGACAATAAATACGCCGGGATGCTCGACCAGCGAAAAGTAATTCGGCATATTGATGGCGAAGTTCTGGCAAAACAAAAAGATGCTGATAGAATGTATGACCATAAGGCTCATAAATCAGCTTAA
- a CDS encoding cation:proton antiporter: protein MDTFGHLNLLLLLGIAAFGGTIGAKIFQKLRIPQVVGYIVIGIILGSSGFNVITAKTVQYFSPFNMFALGIIGFMIGGELKIEVFKKYGTQFTIILLTEGLFAFFAVTILCTLAGKIFMPNVTWKFSLALGLLLGAISSATAPAATVDVLWEYKTRGALTRAVLAIVALDDGLALLLYGIVASIAGILTGSQHDTLAKAILMPVYEIFGAIGIGVVTAIVLVFLMKYIIEAGQVLTFTLSAVLLTIGLSMALNVDSILAAMAFGFVITNFRPRRSLDTFKMIETFAPPIYVLFFVLVGARLQIASMQLWAIVLAAVYVIGRTAGKMSGAWFGSVISKAPTVLRKYLGLCLFSQAGVAIGLAILASQKFEGQVGQTIILIITSTTFLVQIIGPPCVKLGVKLAGEVGLNVTEEDLIRKYKVKDVMDINPPVIREEMLLDEILDIFTKTDSLYYPVVDNQMAVKGIITVPAIRDTFAYQNVANWLLAIDIAQPAIDKTTPHTPLDEALEYMKKYELEYLPVCVEDNKLLGVINARAVNRKISAEIIKNHEQADELITAVV from the coding sequence ATGGACACTTTCGGACATTTAAACCTGCTTTTGCTGCTTGGTATTGCCGCTTTTGGCGGCACAATCGGCGCTAAAATCTTTCAGAAACTCCGTATCCCGCAGGTGGTAGGCTACATAGTTATCGGCATAATACTCGGCAGTTCCGGATTTAACGTAATTACAGCAAAAACAGTCCAGTATTTCAGTCCTTTCAATATGTTCGCCCTGGGAATAATCGGGTTTATGATTGGCGGCGAACTGAAAATTGAGGTGTTTAAAAAATACGGCACCCAGTTTACCATCATACTTTTGACCGAAGGTCTCTTCGCTTTCTTTGCCGTTACGATTCTCTGCACACTCGCAGGCAAAATTTTTATGCCGAATGTCACCTGGAAATTTTCACTCGCTCTCGGTCTGCTGCTCGGCGCCATTTCGTCCGCGACGGCCCCGGCCGCAACGGTAGATGTCCTGTGGGAATACAAGACACGCGGCGCTTTGACAAGGGCGGTTCTCGCCATAGTCGCGCTCGACGACGGCCTGGCCCTGCTTTTATATGGTATAGTCGCAAGCATAGCCGGCATTCTTACAGGCTCACAGCATGACACTCTTGCAAAAGCTATCTTAATGCCTGTTTATGAAATTTTCGGTGCGATAGGCATCGGTGTTGTCACCGCGATTGTGCTTGTGTTCCTGATGAAATACATTATTGAAGCCGGACAGGTCCTGACATTTACACTCTCGGCGGTTCTGCTGACTATTGGTCTGTCAATGGCTTTAAATGTCGATTCAATCTTAGCGGCGATGGCTTTCGGCTTTGTAATAACCAACTTTCGGCCGAGAAGAAGTCTCGACACCTTTAAGATGATAGAAACTTTCGCTCCGCCGATTTATGTGCTTTTCTTCGTCCTCGTCGGCGCCCGGCTGCAGATTGCAAGTATGCAGTTATGGGCGATTGTGCTTGCGGCGGTATATGTCATAGGAAGAACAGCGGGAAAAATGAGCGGTGCATGGTTCGGTTCGGTAATCTCGAAAGCGCCGACCGTTCTCAGGAAATATCTCGGCCTGTGCCTTTTCAGTCAGGCCGGTGTCGCGATAGGTCTTGCTATCCTTGCAAGCCAGAAATTCGAAGGCCAGGTCGGTCAGACAATAATACTTATTATTACTTCCACTACATTCCTGGTCCAGATAATCGGACCGCCCTGCGTCAAGCTCGGCGTCAAACTCGCAGGCGAAGTCGGCCTGAACGTTACCGAAGAAGACCTGATAAGAAAATATAAAGTAAAAGATGTTATGGATATCAACCCGCCGGTGATACGCGAAGAAATGCTGTTAGATGAAATCCTCGATATCTTTACGAAAACCGATAGTCTTTATTATCCGGTGGTGGACAATCAAATGGCTGTAAAAGGAATTATAACCGTTCCGGCCATCAGGGACACCTTCGCATATCAGAACGTGGCTAACTGGTTGCTCGCTATCGATATCGCCCAGCCGGCCATTGACAAAACAACCCCTCACACGCCCCTGGACGAGGCACTGGAATATATGAAAAAATACGAACTTGAGTATTTGCCGGTTTGCGTAGAAGACAATAAACTGCTTGGCGTCATTAACGCAAGAGCGGTAAATCGCAAAATCAGTGCGGAAATCATTAAAAATCACGAACAAGCCGATGAATTAATAACGGCTGTTGTTTAA
- the rnpA gene encoding ribonuclease P protein component → MANCKFPKKAKISSKKDFRAIFNHKLFFRNDLMTLYLSPNGLGKSRFAVSISSKIAPAAIRNRLKRLAREAFRLSQNEILPGFDYLIIYSRMLSKRGYSDINPIRGKTSKMSDNCHRQPTSNGIKKITLNEVRQSFIELARQGYKRFDKKHNK, encoded by the coding sequence ATGGCAAATTGCAAATTTCCCAAAAAAGCGAAAATCAGCTCAAAAAAAGATTTCAGGGCCATATTTAATCATAAGTTGTTCTTTAGGAATGACTTAATGACTTTGTACCTATCCCCCAACGGCCTTGGGAAATCAAGATTTGCCGTATCCATAAGCTCAAAAATCGCCCCTGCCGCCATCAGAAACAGGCTAAAACGGCTCGCCAGGGAGGCGTTCCGGCTAAGCCAAAATGAGATTTTGCCCGGTTTTGATTATCTTATAATTTATTCTCGAATGTTGTCGAAAAGAGGCTATTCTGATATAAATCCCATTAGAGGTAAGACATCAAAGATGTCTGACAACTGCCACAGACAGCCTACCTCTAACGGGATAAAGAAAATAACCTTAAATGAAGTCAGGCAAAGTTTTATCGAACTTGCCCGGCAGGGATACAAACGTTTTGATAAAAAACATAATAAATAA
- the yidD gene encoding membrane protein insertion efficiency factor YidD has product MKETIVLIIKLYQSSIGRFLGGQCRFVPSCSEYAIEAVRQFGPLKGTYMAVKRLLRCHPFGSKGFDPPSLPPSLKLWRTSKLRRTGSPEASSK; this is encoded by the coding sequence ATGAAAGAAACAATTGTCCTTATAATAAAACTCTATCAATCGAGTATAGGACGGTTCTTAGGCGGCCAATGCAGATTTGTGCCGAGCTGCAGCGAATATGCTATTGAAGCGGTCAGGCAATTCGGACCGCTAAAAGGAACATATATGGCAGTGAAACGTCTTTTAAGATGTCATCCTTTCGGCTCAAAGGGTTTTGATCCGCCTTCGCTCCCTCCTTCGTTAAAACTATGGAGGACAAGCAAGCTGCGGCGGACAGGTTCGCCTGAGGCAAGCTCGAAATAA
- a CDS encoding MerR family transcriptional regulator has translation MKAKEKLISIGKAAKLAGVSTQSLQYYIMVGLIKPALVSETNRRMFDEQNIERIKLIKKVNKSGYPLRAIRELFLEGKI, from the coding sequence ATGAAGGCAAAAGAAAAATTAATATCTATCGGCAAGGCTGCCAAACTGGCCGGCGTCTCGACACAGTCGCTGCAATACTATATAATGGTCGGCCTGATAAAACCGGCATTGGTAAGCGAAACGAACAGAAGAATGTTCGACGAACAAAATATTGAAAGGATAAAACTTATTAAAAAAGTCAATAAGTCCGGTTATCCGCTTCGCGCGATACGTGAACTTTTTCTCGAGGGCAAAATATAA
- a CDS encoding MlaD family protein — MSDYDYIQQKRNMIVGAFVIVGVCVFIYMVFLFGELPVAMAKLTSFSINVRFPSAPGVQENTPVQYCGYQIGRVTNVSPPTPFRKNDGTFIHQVMVEMAISKDYSEIPANVKVRLFRRGMGSSFIELGSAPMTPADFNSLEPKYLRGGMILQGESGTASELLPEGLQNKIEEFFTKVTKLVDNTNAIIGDEQNKDNLKNTLANLSKATEESIVTLQQIKEFSQTGKEKLAAVSDSVTNTSEELGATLIEVQRILNKINSSQGTIGKLVNDDRLYENLVNSSEELTMAIKKMQKLLDKTSEKGIQVKMF, encoded by the coding sequence ATGAGCGATTATGATTATATACAGCAAAAACGAAATATGATTGTCGGGGCATTCGTAATTGTCGGGGTATGCGTTTTTATTTATATGGTTTTCCTTTTCGGCGAACTTCCCGTGGCAATGGCCAAACTCACATCTTTTTCCATAAATGTAAGATTTCCATCTGCGCCGGGAGTTCAGGAAAATACTCCCGTTCAATACTGCGGCTATCAGATAGGCCGAGTAACAAATGTTTCGCCGCCGACGCCTTTCAGGAAAAATGACGGCACATTTATCCATCAGGTTATGGTGGAAATGGCCATATCAAAAGATTACTCCGAGATTCCAGCAAATGTAAAAGTCAGACTTTTCAGGCGAGGAATGGGCAGCAGTTTTATTGAACTTGGCTCTGCGCCGATGACGCCGGCAGATTTCAACAGTCTCGAACCGAAATACCTGCGAGGCGGAATGATTCTGCAGGGAGAAAGCGGCACGGCAAGCGAGCTATTGCCGGAAGGCCTGCAGAATAAGATTGAAGAGTTTTTTACAAAGGTCACGAAGCTTGTTGACAATACAAATGCGATTATAGGCGACGAGCAAAATAAAGATAATCTGAAGAATACGCTTGCCAACCTGTCGAAGGCGACTGAAGAATCAATCGTTACCCTGCAGCAGATAAAAGAGTTCTCTCAGACGGGTAAGGAAAAACTGGCGGCTGTTTCCGATTCTGTTACCAACACCAGTGAAGAACTGGGCGCAACGCTTATCGAAGTGCAAAGAATCCTTAATAAAATCAACAGCAGTCAGGGCACTATAGGAAAACTTGTCAATGATGACAGATTATATGAAAATCTGGTTAACAGCAGCGAAGAGCTCACTATGGCGATTAAAAAGATGCAAAAGCTGCTCGATAAAACCAGCGAGAAAGGTATCCAGGTAAAAATGTTTTAA
- the iorA gene encoding indolepyruvate ferredoxin oxidoreductase subunit alpha → MAARAQKQLMSGNEAIARGSYESGVTFASGYPGTPSTEILENVVKYKNDIYCEWSPNEKVAFEAAAAASCAGARSIVTMKHVGLNVAADPLMTLSYIGVEGGFVICVADDPGMHSSQNEQDSRQYARFAKIPLFEPSDSSEAKEFLIKAMEISEKYKTPAMLRSTTRISHSCSLVEIAERKENPKKIAFEKNPQRFVPVPIYGREMRKNVEQRLKDMADEACESELNRIEWRDKSLGIISCSIAYQYVREVWPDASVLKLGFSYPFPDKLIREFAAGVKKVLVVEELDDILEEHIRAMDIKCLGREFVPGIGELSISTLQKSRAKMEGKELPQEKILKYSDQLPARPPVLCPGCPHRGIFFALAKHDVVVTGDIGCYSLGTFKPLNRLDIILCMGGGISMAHGLDKAGEKKKVVGIVGDSTFFHSGITGLLDIAYNKGKSTIIVVDNRTTAMTGHQDHPGTGRTLMGEKTKAISIQEIGKACGIERVVTVYPYDMEKTQKAIDDELNADEPSLIVSYAPCPLRERKRVGQIRLIDAKLCKNCKMCLKLGCPAINGAGEKPVIDNLMCSGCGLCQQVCPFDAISTVEEEQL, encoded by the coding sequence ATGGCCGCCAGGGCACAAAAACAATTAATGTCAGGCAACGAAGCTATCGCACGCGGCTCCTACGAGTCAGGCGTCACCTTTGCGTCGGGTTATCCGGGGACGCCATCCACAGAGATACTCGAAAATGTCGTTAAATATAAAAATGATATTTACTGCGAATGGTCGCCGAACGAAAAAGTCGCGTTCGAAGCGGCAGCGGCCGCATCCTGTGCGGGGGCAAGGTCGATAGTTACAATGAAACATGTCGGCTTAAATGTCGCAGCGGACCCGCTAATGACTTTAAGCTATATCGGTGTCGAGGGCGGCTTTGTAATTTGCGTCGCAGACGACCCGGGAATGCACTCATCGCAAAACGAGCAGGACAGCCGCCAGTACGCACGCTTTGCCAAAATCCCATTGTTCGAACCTTCGGACAGCAGCGAGGCAAAGGAATTTCTCATTAAGGCGATGGAAATATCCGAAAAATACAAAACGCCCGCAATGCTCCGTTCAACTACAAGGATAAGCCATTCGTGCAGCCTTGTGGAAATAGCCGAGAGAAAAGAAAATCCGAAGAAAATAGCCTTCGAAAAAAATCCTCAGCGTTTCGTACCTGTGCCGATTTACGGCAGAGAAATGCGGAAAAATGTCGAGCAAAGATTGAAGGACATGGCCGACGAAGCCTGCGAAAGCGAACTTAACCGTATAGAATGGCGCGACAAATCGCTGGGCATTATATCCTGTTCGATTGCATATCAGTATGTTCGTGAGGTCTGGCCGGACGCTTCGGTTTTGAAACTCGGTTTTTCATATCCTTTCCCGGACAAACTCATAAGGGAATTCGCAGCAGGCGTTAAAAAAGTTTTAGTCGTTGAAGAACTCGATGATATTCTCGAAGAGCATATACGCGCGATGGACATAAAATGCCTCGGCCGTGAATTTGTCCCGGGCATAGGCGAACTTTCAATCTCAACATTACAAAAATCACGCGCGAAAATGGAGGGGAAAGAACTTCCACAGGAAAAAATACTGAAATATTCCGACCAGCTCCCGGCGAGGCCTCCGGTGCTTTGTCCGGGCTGTCCGCACAGAGGAATATTTTTCGCACTTGCAAAACATGATGTGGTTGTAACCGGCGATATCGGATGTTACAGCCTCGGAACTTTTAAACCGTTAAACAGGCTCGATATTATTCTTTGTATGGGCGGCGGAATTTCAATGGCGCACGGACTCGACAAGGCCGGTGAAAAAAAGAAAGTTGTCGGTATTGTCGGCGATTCGACATTTTTCCATTCAGGCATAACCGGCCTGCTCGATATCGCTTACAACAAAGGTAAATCAACCATCATCGTCGTCGATAACAGAACGACGGCAATGACAGGACATCAGGACCACCCCGGTACCGGCAGAACTCTTATGGGCGAAAAGACAAAGGCAATTTCCATACAGGAAATCGGAAAGGCCTGCGGCATAGAAAGAGTCGTTACTGTTTATCCTTACGATATGGAAAAAACTCAGAAGGCTATCGACGACGAACTTAACGCAGATGAACCTTCGTTAATTGTTTCTTACGCACCGTGTCCACTGAGAGAAAGAAAAAGAGTCGGCCAAATCCGCCTGATAGACGCCAAGCTCTGCAAAAATTGTAAAATGTGTCTCAAGCTCGGCTGTCCCGCCATTAACGGAGCGGGCGAAAAACCGGTTATAGACAATCTTATGTGCAGCGGCTGCGGACTTTGTCAGCAGGTTTGTCCATTTGATGCGATAAGCACCGTTGAGGAGGAGCAGCTATGA
- a CDS encoding indolepyruvate oxidoreductase subunit beta — protein sequence MSDNQITSVVLSGVGGQGILLASEITANTAMLADFDVKTNEVHGMAQRGGSVLAQIRYGKKVYSPLVAKGTAKVLVALEQIEALRFSDYLAPGGVAVVNSQAIIPVTVSSGAAKYPQNVRQKLEDVFDKLVFIDAAKIAIEAGNIRAANVVLLGAMSNHLDLPIDCWLKAIESAVKDKYAELNKKAFYAGRDYK from the coding sequence ATGAGCGATAACCAGATAACAAGCGTTGTTTTGTCAGGTGTCGGCGGCCAGGGTATTCTTCTGGCAAGCGAAATAACCGCCAACACCGCGATGCTGGCCGATTTCGATGTAAAGACCAATGAGGTCCACGGAATGGCTCAGCGCGGCGGGTCGGTACTTGCGCAGATTCGATACGGCAAAAAAGTTTACAGTCCGCTTGTCGCAAAAGGCACGGCAAAAGTTCTGGTCGCACTGGAGCAGATTGAAGCACTGCGATTCAGCGATTATCTTGCGCCTGGCGGCGTTGCCGTAGTAAATTCGCAGGCAATTATTCCGGTTACGGTCTCATCCGGGGCCGCGAAATATCCGCAGAACGTCAGGCAGAAGCTCGAAGATGTTTTCGACAAGCTTGTTTTTATAGACGCCGCGAAAATCGCAATAGAAGCAGGCAATATAAGAGCGGCAAATGTTGTCCTGCTAGGTGCTATGTCCAACCACCTTGATTTGCCGATTGATTGCTGGCTGAAAGCGATTGAATCCGCCGTAAAAGACAAGTACGCCGAACTTAACAAAAAAGCTTTTTATGCCGGGAGAGATTATAAATGA
- a CDS encoding phenylacetate--CoA ligase: MSEVFFQKETETASGESIRRLQTERLKQIAQHVYSANQVYKKLFDSAGVVPEDIETIDDIEKLPLTNKETFRDNYPLKLCCVGTKQLAEMHMSSGSTGTPIVMPYTIADIQQWGDCMARCYYMAGGVKGDTVQITPSFGLFNGGFGMYHGARAAGLFIIPTGAGNTHRQIKLAKDFKTKILMGVVSYGIRIMEVLTEQKEQLPDLKIGIFGAEIFTESMKKKIESGLGIEAFDIYGMTETGGVGTLGMDCSAHNGIHIWEDHYLVEVLDKDSGKAVEDGKFGELTITSLTRQALPVIRFRTGDLTRIISRDKCSCGRTHVRIAPITGRVDDMLIVKGVNFFPRQVEQALMQIPGVGSNYQIIIEEADGVQDVRINVEAESNVTGYMVEKVLKEALGFSPKGDVYAIGELPRQEGKAKRVFYKNKQEQ, from the coding sequence ATGAGCGAAGTTTTTTTTCAGAAGGAGACGGAAACAGCCTCCGGCGAGTCGATTCGCAGGCTCCAGACCGAAAGACTAAAGCAAATCGCACAACATGTTTATTCCGCAAACCAGGTTTATAAAAAACTGTTCGATTCTGCCGGCGTAGTTCCGGAAGACATCGAGACGATTGACGATATTGAAAAACTTCCTCTTACGAACAAGGAAACGTTCCGCGACAATTACCCGCTGAAATTATGCTGCGTCGGCACGAAACAGCTTGCCGAAATGCACATGTCCAGCGGTTCGACGGGTACGCCGATTGTGATGCCTTATACTATCGCCGATATCCAGCAATGGGGCGATTGTATGGCGAGATGCTATTATATGGCCGGAGGAGTAAAAGGAGACACCGTACAAATAACGCCTTCGTTCGGCCTGTTCAACGGCGGATTCGGAATGTATCACGGCGCAAGGGCGGCGGGACTTTTTATCATACCTACAGGCGCTGGAAATACACACAGGCAGATAAAGCTCGCAAAAGATTTTAAAACAAAAATATTAATGGGCGTTGTAAGCTATGGCATCAGGATTATGGAAGTTCTTACCGAGCAGAAGGAACAACTGCCCGACCTGAAAATCGGCATATTCGGCGCCGAGATTTTTACAGAATCAATGAAGAAGAAAATCGAATCTGGTCTCGGAATAGAGGCATTCGATATTTATGGTATGACCGAGACCGGCGGAGTGGGAACTTTGGGAATGGATTGCTCCGCCCATAACGGCATACATATCTGGGAAGACCATTATCTCGTCGAGGTTCTCGATAAAGACAGCGGCAAAGCTGTCGAGGACGGAAAGTTCGGCGAGCTGACAATAACATCGCTTACGCGCCAGGCGCTGCCGGTCATAAGGTTCAGAACGGGAGATTTGACGCGAATTATTTCGCGCGATAAATGCTCCTGCGGCAGAACGCATGTTCGTATCGCACCGATAACTGGAAGAGTTGACGATATGCTGATTGTAAAGGGAGTTAACTTTTTCCCGCGACAGGTCGAACAGGCCCTTATGCAGATACCCGGCGTCGGCTCGAACTATCAGATAATAATTGAAGAGGCGGACGGCGTGCAGGATGTCAGAATCAATGTCGAAGCCGAATCGAACGTAACCGGCTATATGGTTGAAAAAGTCCTCAAGGAAGCGCTGGGCTTCAGTCCCAAGGGCGATGTTTATGCAATCGGCGAACTGCCGAGACAGGAAGGAAAGGCCAAAAGGGTCTTTTATAAAAACAAACAGGAGCAGTAA
- a CDS encoding TRAP transporter substrate-binding protein, giving the protein MKKYVYLVICFLLACVCLNSCKKGENQTVQEPAKKIITLTYANFPPASTFPCVQMERWKTEVEKRTGGKVEIKTFPAESLLEAKGMMDGVIAGQADIGCLCMAYQPGRFVVTNATSLPLGIPDAKTGSRVLWELFKKHNPEEFSQVKVLTMFATAPSNIMSKKPVKTLEDTKGMSLRASGGAGEILKAWGANMVGMPMSATPEALQKGVVQGLFSSLEVMKDFNYAEMCKYVTMTNTSIYPFAVVMNKQKFDSLPDDVKKVFDDLASEQMAWTGDYMDNHVAEAIAFSKEKYQVEFIELNAEQKAQWNKPLEPIVAKWIEDNKAKIPAEEIVADLKQLIEQK; this is encoded by the coding sequence ATGAAAAAGTACGTGTATTTGGTAATTTGTTTTCTACTGGCTTGTGTGTGTTTGAACAGCTGCAAAAAAGGAGAAAACCAAACTGTTCAGGAACCTGCGAAAAAAATAATAACACTGACTTACGCTAATTTCCCGCCGGCTTCGACTTTTCCGTGTGTGCAGATGGAAAGATGGAAAACCGAGGTTGAAAAACGTACAGGCGGCAAAGTGGAAATCAAAACATTTCCCGCCGAGTCTCTGCTCGAAGCCAAGGGTATGATGGACGGTGTCATAGCGGGACAAGCCGATATAGGCTGTCTTTGTATGGCATATCAGCCGGGCAGATTTGTTGTTACCAACGCGACTTCTCTTCCGCTTGGCATACCGGACGCCAAAACAGGCAGCAGGGTTTTATGGGAACTTTTCAAAAAGCATAATCCGGAAGAATTTTCACAGGTAAAGGTTCTTACGATGTTCGCTACCGCTCCGTCAAATATTATGAGCAAAAAACCGGTTAAGACTCTTGAGGATACAAAAGGTATGTCTCTGCGTGCATCGGGCGGCGCAGGTGAAATCCTCAAAGCCTGGGGCGCAAATATGGTGGGTATGCCGATGAGCGCAACTCCCGAGGCGCTGCAGAAAGGCGTCGTGCAGGGATTGTTCTCTTCGCTGGAAGTTATGAAGGATTTCAATTACGCCGAGATGTGTAAATATGTAACGATGACGAACACGTCGATTTATCCGTTTGCCGTGGTAATGAATAAACAGAAATTCGATTCGCTGCCGGACGACGTGAAAAAGGTTTTTGACGACCTCGCTTCCGAGCAGATGGCATGGACCGGCGATTATATGGACAATCACGTGGCCGAGGCAATCGCCTTCTCGAAGGAAAAATATCAGGTCGAATTTATCGAACTCAATGCCGAACAAAAAGCCCAGTGGAACAAGCCTCTCGAGCCGATTGTCGCGAAATGGATAGAAGACAATAAAGCGAAAATTCCCGCTGAAGAAATTGTCGCCGACCTGAAACAACTGATTGAACAGAAATAA